One genomic segment of Rhinopithecus roxellana isolate Shanxi Qingling chromosome 6, ASM756505v1, whole genome shotgun sequence includes these proteins:
- the C6H7orf33 gene encoding uncharacterized protein C7orf33 homolog, which translates to MQVEVQSLRLEECPWGLPGPEWECGALLPSGARRRSDLRLSGRVVSVWVHFRGGPGQLNLSYATGRHQKPTPHQNMNRGMEFIAPVSAPTKSGALWHFLSPGPTDAQRSVRIRPGIRMGLSSDPVVSTLSSNYLALLTLSYKPGRRVTSSYLNVRGHEVRKLQNSAEATRISRTGSS; encoded by the exons ATGCAAGTGGAAGTTCAAAGCCTCAGACTTGAAGAGTGTCCCTGGGGACTTCCAGGCCCCGAATGGGAATGTGGAGCCCTTCTGCCCAGTGGGGCACGGCGCCGGAGTGACCTTCGCCTGAGTGGGAGGGTAGTCAGTGTTTGGGTCCACTTTAGGGGTGGTCCAGGTCAATTGAACTTGTCATATGCCACGGGAAGACATCAG aagCCAACCCCACACCAAAACATGAACAGGGGAATGGAATTTATTGCTCCTGTGTCAGCTCCCACCAAATCCGGTGCCCTGtggcattttctttctccaggccCCACGGATGCCCAGAGATCAGTTAGAATCAGGCCAGGCATCAGGATGGGCTTGTCCTCAGATCCAGTTGTCAGCACCTTGTCTTCCAATTACCTAGCTCTGCTAACTCTCTCTTACAAGCCTGGGAGGAGAGTGACAAGTTCATACCTAAAT GTACGTGGGCATGAAGTAAGAAAGCTCCAGAATTCTGCTGAGGCCACAAGGATTTCCAGAACTGGCAGTAGTTAA